One genomic segment of Bombina bombina isolate aBomBom1 chromosome 4, aBomBom1.pri, whole genome shotgun sequence includes these proteins:
- the HES1 gene encoding transcription factor HES-1 produces MPADMMEKNSSSPVAATPASMTSTPDKPKTASEHRKSSKPIMEKRRRARINESLGQLKTLILDALKKDSSRHSKLEKADILEMTVKHLRSLQRVQMTAALSTDPTVLGKYRAGFSECMNEVTRFLSTCEGVNTDVRTRLLGHLASCMNQINAMNYPAQLQPTAATHPAFGQPMIQLPGGTPQASPAPLGGVPCKMGGPSVEAAKVYSGFQLVPANDGQFAFLITNPPFPHNGSVIPVYTNSGVGTGLAPPVSPSVMPSVTADSVWRPW; encoded by the exons ATGCCAGCAGATATGATGGAAAAAAATTCTTCTTCTCCAGTGGCTGCGACCCCAGCCAGTATGACCAGCACCCCTGATAAACCCAAAACAGCATCAGAGCACAGAAAG TCATCCAAACCCATCATGGAGAAGAGGAGAAGGGCGAGAATCAACGAGAGCCTCGGCCAGCTCAAAACACTGATCCTGGATGCCTTGAAAAAAGAT AGCTCCAGGCACTCGAAGCTGGAAAAAGCTGATATATTGGAAATGACAGTAAAGCACCTGCGGAGCCTGCAGAGGGTTCAGATGACCG cTGCTCTGAGCACTGACCCTACAGTCCTGGGCAAATACAGAGCTGGATTCAGCGAGTGCATGAACGAAGTGACTCGGTTCCTCTCCACTTGCGAGGGAGTCAACACGGATGTCCGGACCCGGCTGCTGGGACATCTGGCCAGCTGCATGAACCAGATAAATGCCATGAACTACCCAGCCCAGCTCCAGCCTACAGCCGCCACCCATCCGGCCTTTGGTCAGCCCATGATCCAGCTCCCCGGGGGTACCCCTCAAGCCAGCCCAGCTCCTCTGGGTGGGGTTCCCTGCAAGATGGGTGGTCCATCTGTAGAAGCAGCCAAAGTATACAGTGGATTCCAATTGGTCCCAGCCAACGATGGACAGTTTGCTTTCCTGATCACCAACCCACCTTTCCCACACAATGGTTCTGTGATCCCAGTGTACACCAACTCTGGCGTTGGCACAGGACTGGCCCCTCCAGTGTCCCCTTCAGTCATGCCCTCAGTTACAGCAGACTCAGTGTGGAGGCCGTGGTGA